In the genome of Sinobacterium caligoides, one region contains:
- the gshA gene encoding glutamate--cysteine ligase, with the protein MSSQYQQRLATLAQPKIQQTLADIGRGIEKECLRVTPQGRLSERPHPLELGAALTHEAITTDYSEALLEFITPVYHDVDSALADLERLHQYTYQVLQEEGELLWVASMPCVLKGDDSIPIGQYGSSNNGKMKTVYRQGLAHRYGKAMQTIAGIHYNFSLPDSFWLALQEAEGDKRTLQAFKDANYLRIIRNFHRYSWLLVYLFGASPALCKSFVGGVAGSLEEFNQGTFYAPFGTSLRMGDLGYQSSAQEDLTVSYNTLEDYIRPLHQALTTPHLEYQAIGVVGDDGEYRQLSTHLLQIENEFYSSIRPKRVTKPGETPINALYERGIEYIEVRCLDLDPYSPLGMDSAQLKFIDQFLLACLLGSDAEMSEREFHTSAANLKLVVNEGRRPGLQLNFCGECKVLTDWGLEMLDKMAGIAEQFDQVFDGDDYRQALQQQREKLEDPEKTPSARILADMTKAGVGYFHFAMDQSKRQQQLYLQQPMAAKDADLCARQATQSIERLQTVESEQELPFKDFLSDYYRQYDSLADI; encoded by the coding sequence TTGTCTAGTCAATATCAACAGCGCCTGGCGACGTTAGCGCAACCTAAGATCCAGCAAACACTAGCGGATATAGGTCGTGGCATTGAGAAAGAGTGTCTGCGGGTAACGCCTCAGGGGCGGCTATCTGAGCGTCCACACCCGCTGGAGTTAGGGGCGGCTCTGACGCACGAGGCGATCACTACTGATTATAGTGAAGCTTTACTCGAATTTATCACTCCCGTCTATCACGATGTGGATAGCGCTCTGGCAGACCTCGAAAGGTTGCACCAATATACCTATCAAGTGCTCCAAGAGGAGGGTGAGTTGTTGTGGGTGGCGAGTATGCCCTGCGTGTTGAAAGGTGATGATAGTATCCCTATAGGTCAATACGGCTCGAGTAATAACGGTAAGATGAAGACTGTCTATCGGCAGGGGTTGGCACACCGTTACGGTAAGGCGATGCAAACTATTGCAGGCATCCACTATAATTTTTCGTTACCCGATAGTTTTTGGTTGGCGCTGCAGGAGGCCGAAGGTGATAAGAGGACGCTGCAAGCGTTTAAGGATGCGAACTACCTGCGCATTATTAGGAATTTCCATCGCTATAGTTGGCTGTTAGTTTATCTGTTTGGTGCCTCACCTGCGCTTTGCAAGAGCTTTGTTGGAGGGGTGGCAGGTAGCTTGGAGGAGTTTAATCAAGGGACCTTCTATGCGCCCTTCGGTACTTCGCTGCGTATGGGCGACCTTGGTTATCAAAGCAGTGCGCAGGAAGATTTGACTGTTAGTTATAACACCTTAGAAGATTATATTCGGCCGCTGCACCAGGCCTTAACGACACCGCATCTTGAGTATCAGGCGATTGGTGTCGTCGGTGATGATGGTGAGTACCGTCAGTTGTCGACACACTTATTGCAGATAGAGAACGAGTTTTATTCGAGTATTCGCCCCAAGCGTGTGACAAAGCCTGGTGAGACCCCTATTAACGCACTCTATGAGCGAGGTATCGAATACATTGAGGTGCGTTGTCTTGATCTAGATCCTTATTCGCCATTGGGGATGGATTCTGCCCAATTAAAGTTCATCGATCAGTTTTTGTTAGCCTGTCTGCTGGGAAGTGATGCAGAGATGTCGGAACGTGAGTTTCATACCTCGGCAGCCAACCTAAAGTTGGTCGTTAACGAGGGGCGACGACCAGGGTTGCAGCTAAATTTTTGTGGTGAGTGTAAGGTGCTTACAGACTGGGGGCTGGAGATGCTTGATAAGATGGCCGGCATTGCCGAACAGTTTGATCAAGTGTTCGACGGTGATGATTACCGCCAGGCTCTACAGCAGCAGAGAGAGAAGCTGGAGGACCCGGAGAAGACGCCATCGGCGAGAATCTTGGCCGATATGACTAAGGCTGGAGTTGGTTACTTTCACTTTGCGATGGATCAGTCAAAACGTCAGCAACAACTCTACCTCCAGCAGCCTATGGCGGCTAAGGATGCCGATCTTTGTGCCCGGCAGGCGACGCAGTCGATCGAGCGTTTGCAGACAGTGGAGAGCGAGCAAGAGTTGCCGTTTAAAGACTTTCTGAGCGATTATTACCGTCAATATGATAGCTTGGCGGACATTTAA
- a CDS encoding FKBP-type peptidyl-prolyl cis-trans isomerase, protein MKKRLLCLAIAGIVLVGCKEEAATDVATATPTFESSTNQASYGMGLRVGQQVKETSMPFDSDSFVAGLTDGISGAEPKVQEEQIIAAMQKLGEDMQKKLQAEKTAAAENNKTEGATFLAANGAKDGVVTTDSGLQYKVLTKGEGTKPSATSVVEVNYRGTLIDGTEFDSSYTRGETAKFPVNAVIAGWTEALQLMPVGSKWELYIPSELAYGPAGSPPIGPNATLIFEVDLIGIEGEKAATDAEK, encoded by the coding sequence ATGAAAAAAAGACTCTTATGTCTCGCCATTGCCGGCATCGTTCTTGTCGGCTGCAAAGAAGAAGCTGCTACAGACGTCGCCACAGCCACACCAACATTTGAAAGTAGCACCAATCAAGCTTCCTACGGCATGGGTCTGCGCGTAGGACAACAGGTTAAAGAGACCAGTATGCCCTTCGATAGCGACAGTTTTGTCGCTGGTTTAACAGACGGTATTAGCGGTGCCGAGCCCAAGGTTCAAGAGGAGCAAATCATCGCCGCAATGCAAAAGCTCGGCGAAGATATGCAGAAAAAGCTGCAGGCTGAGAAGACCGCCGCTGCCGAGAACAACAAAACAGAGGGAGCAACCTTCCTCGCTGCCAACGGCGCTAAAGACGGCGTTGTCACCACCGACAGCGGACTTCAATACAAGGTACTTACCAAGGGCGAAGGCACTAAGCCTAGTGCCACTTCAGTGGTCGAAGTCAACTATCGCGGCACACTAATCGACGGCACTGAGTTTGACAGCTCATACACTCGCGGTGAAACAGCTAAGTTCCCGGTCAACGCCGTTATTGCTGGCTGGACAGAAGCATTGCAACTCATGCCTGTCGGCTCTAAATGGGAACTCTACATTCCATCCGAGCTTGCCTACGGCCCCGCAGGCAGCCCACCTATCGGCCCTAACGCCACCCTTATCTTTGAAGTCGACCTCATCGGCATCGAAGGCGAGAAAGCCGCGACCGACGCAGAGAAATAA
- the rsd gene encoding sigma D regulator, which translates to MLEKCKSRQERWGGVEVVVADWLLERSQLLVKYCNLSATLSEGLGSASGGKKLKPAAKELEQFCQILMDYICAGHFEVFDLLLGEAEEFADGGVEFAANIYPQLEGTTVKALSFNDQYDGCAGGSLRSQGLQDDLSALGEIMSTRFDLEDNLLEQLHYRHQSQVA; encoded by the coding sequence ATGTTGGAAAAATGTAAGAGCAGGCAAGAGCGCTGGGGAGGGGTGGAAGTTGTTGTGGCGGACTGGTTGCTAGAGAGGAGCCAGTTACTTGTCAAATACTGCAACCTTAGTGCAACTTTAAGCGAGGGGCTTGGCTCTGCTTCGGGAGGCAAAAAACTTAAACCAGCGGCAAAAGAGCTCGAGCAGTTCTGTCAGATATTGATGGATTATATTTGTGCCGGGCATTTTGAAGTGTTTGACCTGTTGCTCGGTGAAGCGGAGGAGTTTGCCGATGGTGGCGTAGAGTTTGCGGCCAATATTTATCCGCAACTTGAGGGTACCACGGTGAAGGCCTTATCGTTTAACGATCAGTATGATGGATGCGCAGGCGGGAGCTTGCGTTCGCAGGGGCTGCAGGATGACCTGTCTGCCTTGGGTGAAATAATGTCTACTCGCTTTGACCTAGAGGATAATTTGTTGGAGCAGTTACATTACAGGCATCAATCACAAGTGGCCTAA
- the trxA gene encoding thioredoxin TrxA, producing the protein MSDNIVQATDASFEADVLNSEIPVLVDFWAEWCGPCKMIAPVLEDLADEYAGKVKIVKVDVDANNETPTKFGVRGIPTLIMFKAGNADATKVGALSKTQLKEFIDGSL; encoded by the coding sequence ATGAGCGACAACATAGTTCAGGCTACGGATGCGAGCTTTGAGGCTGATGTACTAAATTCTGAGATCCCAGTATTGGTTGATTTTTGGGCTGAATGGTGTGGGCCGTGTAAGATGATTGCCCCTGTTTTAGAGGACTTGGCGGATGAGTATGCTGGCAAGGTTAAGATAGTGAAGGTTGATGTTGATGCCAACAATGAGACGCCGACAAAATTTGGTGTTCGTGGTATTCCTACCTTGATTATGTTTAAGGCTGGAAACGCCGATGCGACTAAGGTTGGTGCACTGTCCAAGACGCAGCTAAAAGAATTTATTGACGGCTCGCTATAA
- a CDS encoding CidA/LrgA family protein has product MLKGLLVVFGCLLIGEVVKEALSLPVPAPVFGMIIFFAGLLLFKGADNDVSVVCQGLISHLTLMFLPSSVGIFFLASRFDDQWPAIIGACVLGTLLTQVVLAVLLKALLKPRSEVADV; this is encoded by the coding sequence ATGTTAAAAGGTTTGTTGGTTGTTTTTGGTTGTTTGCTAATAGGCGAGGTCGTAAAAGAGGCGCTGTCATTGCCGGTACCTGCGCCTGTATTCGGCATGATAATTTTCTTTGCTGGATTGCTGTTGTTTAAAGGTGCGGATAATGATGTGTCGGTGGTCTGTCAGGGATTGATTAGTCACTTGACGCTGATGTTTCTTCCGTCCTCAGTGGGTATCTTTTTCTTGGCGTCCCGCTTCGATGATCAGTGGCCGGCCATCATCGGTGCCTGTGTGCTTGGTACTTTGTTGACGCAAGTGGTTTTGGCGGTGCTGCTTAAAGCTCTGTTGAAGCCTCGTAGCGAGGTGGCCGATGTCTAG
- a CDS encoding LrgB family protein yields MSSDGYSLLHSPLFALVLTLAAFQLSQSLYNRAGKLLFLHPMLVSVALVALVISLLDIPYRQYFTANTLLYYMLGPATVALALPLYLQFRHIRSLWWRLAIVIVLGASVAAGFAVAIAWFLGGSLETLISLAPKSVTTPIAMGLADELGGVVQLAAGAVIVTGIAGIVTAPLVFRLFGIDDDRIKGVIYGLSAHGVGTARAFELSQTAGAFSSLALGLTGLFTALVLPLVAVWFLA; encoded by the coding sequence ATGTCTAGTGATGGTTATTCGTTATTGCATTCACCGCTGTTTGCCTTGGTGTTGACGCTGGCGGCTTTTCAGTTGAGTCAAAGTCTCTATAACCGAGCAGGAAAACTACTGTTCTTGCACCCGATGCTGGTCTCTGTGGCATTAGTGGCTTTGGTTATTTCGCTGCTTGATATCCCCTACCGTCAGTACTTTACTGCTAATACCTTGCTGTATTATATGTTGGGGCCTGCCACTGTTGCCTTGGCTCTGCCGTTATATTTGCAGTTTCGGCATATTCGTAGTCTGTGGTGGCGTCTGGCAATCGTGATTGTGCTCGGGGCAAGTGTTGCGGCAGGTTTTGCAGTGGCTATTGCCTGGTTCCTAGGGGGCTCGCTTGAGACGTTGATATCGTTGGCCCCCAAATCAGTTACGACACCTATTGCGATGGGCTTGGCTGATGAGTTGGGAGGGGTTGTACAGTTGGCGGCCGGAGCGGTAATCGTAACGGGTATAGCGGGCATTGTGACGGCACCTCTTGTCTTTCGACTGTTTGGTATCGACGATGATCGTATTAAGGGCGTGATCTATGGCCTCAGTGCGCACGGCGTTGGTACTGCCAGGGCCTTTGAGTTGTCGCAGACAGCGGGTGCCTTCAGTAGTTTGGCGTTAGGTCTAACGGGCTTGTTTACTGCGTTGGTATTGCCGTTGGTCGCGGTATGGTTTTTAGCTTAA
- a CDS encoding disulfide bond formation protein B — MQLPSIRQTNLVIFLGCCGLMAVGYFMQYMLGLEPCPLCMTQRVFIILTGVWALLAYLHSPALIGTRVYAFLVALSALIGGGFSMRQLHLQSLPAELAPTCGPSIDYMFETFPFTKALEVMLKGDGNCAEVVWTFMGISIPGWTLVAFAGLFMLGLWQLLRGYKPVTVL, encoded by the coding sequence ATGCAGCTCCCTTCGATTCGTCAGACCAACTTAGTGATCTTTTTAGGTTGCTGTGGCCTCATGGCTGTGGGCTATTTTATGCAGTACATGTTGGGGTTAGAGCCCTGTCCGTTATGTATGACACAACGTGTGTTTATTATCTTAACGGGGGTCTGGGCACTGTTAGCTTACCTGCACAGCCCGGCGCTTATTGGTACACGTGTTTACGCTTTCTTGGTGGCGCTCAGCGCTTTAATTGGCGGTGGCTTTAGTATGCGACAGCTTCACCTGCAAAGCCTTCCTGCTGAGCTGGCTCCGACTTGTGGTCCCAGCATTGACTATATGTTCGAGACGTTTCCCTTCACGAAAGCTTTGGAGGTTATGCTGAAGGGGGATGGTAACTGTGCTGAGGTGGTTTGGACGTTTATGGGGATTAGCATTCCTGGTTGGACGTTGGTGGCCTTTGCCGGTTTGTTTATGTTGGGGCTATGGCAGCTACTGCGTGGCTACAAGCCCGTCACGGTATTATAG
- a CDS encoding TIGR02444 family protein has protein sequence MPTTQYSTPNWLSRDELWRYSLKLYSKEAVRDACLQLQEYRQLNINALLTCCFLGGKDLKLTTKAAKELSFNRQFRRWNQETTQPLRDIRRRLKQAGPACPEQLELYRQITIAELSAERVEQAIIAAILNQHTLPNAAAPCLTNLSLYWQNYHPMAADTELLTLAQQASTI, from the coding sequence ATGCCTACAACTCAATATTCTACCCCGAACTGGTTAAGCAGAGACGAGCTATGGCGATACTCGCTTAAGCTCTACTCAAAAGAGGCGGTACGCGATGCATGCCTGCAGCTACAAGAGTACCGACAGCTCAACATCAACGCACTTTTAACATGTTGTTTTCTCGGAGGAAAAGACCTAAAGCTGACCACCAAGGCAGCTAAGGAACTAAGTTTTAACAGACAGTTTCGCCGATGGAATCAAGAAACCACTCAACCACTTCGAGATATCCGCCGGAGGCTAAAGCAAGCGGGGCCAGCATGCCCAGAACAACTAGAGCTATACCGACAGATCACAATAGCAGAGCTCTCCGCAGAGAGAGTAGAGCAGGCCATTATCGCCGCCATACTTAATCAGCACACACTACCCAACGCCGCCGCCCCCTGCTTAACTAACCTCTCACTTTACTGGCAGAACTATCACCCAATGGCAGCCGACACAGAGCTTTTAACCCTCGCACAACAAGCGAGCACTATTTAA
- a CDS encoding ABC-F family ATP-binding cassette domain-containing protein: MIRLTDVSLLRGGRPLLSEANLTIHPGRRVGLIGANGSGKSSLFKLLQGELELDAGELAINPQWRIAHMAQEVASSNRRAIDYVLDGDTKLRYLQCEIESAQAREDHQAHASLLEQMEAVDGFNAELRGQRLLHGLGFSSHEVERSVADFSGGWRIRLNLAQALMCPSDLLLLDEPTNHLDLDACFWLENWLKRYDGTLVLVSHDRDFLDSVVDEIVALEQRQLHLYRGHYSAYERQRAERLALQQSAFEKQQRRVEEIQDFVRRFRAKATKAKQAQSRIKELERMELIAPAHADSPFKFHFLVHGKTSDPLLGLTDARLGYGDKVVVETQSLRLHPGSRIGLLGANGAGKSTLLKSLVGDLALLGGERLTGEHLHIGYFAQHQLEALDMSASPLLHLQRLTPKAREQEIRNFLGGFNFHGEDATGSIVNFSGGEKARLALAIVAWSKPNLLILDEPTNHLDLEMCHALTVAIQQFEGAVIVVSHDRHLLKNSVEQFWLLAEGGVSEFDGSLDDYHGLLQQLKQQAKQSPEQETVGRSVDRKAQRQYEAELRRQLAPLRKKAQSLEKKLDGLQQELVGVETALADVAIYEDVNKVSLQTSLLRQAELTQAVEALEGEWLEAQEELEEKEGELRRG; encoded by the coding sequence ATGATACGATTGACAGATGTTAGCCTATTGCGCGGTGGTCGCCCACTATTGAGCGAAGCCAACTTAACTATTCACCCAGGACGGCGAGTAGGGCTTATCGGTGCCAACGGTTCTGGAAAGAGTTCATTATTTAAGTTGCTGCAAGGTGAGCTGGAGTTGGATGCAGGCGAGCTCGCTATTAACCCGCAGTGGCGTATCGCGCATATGGCTCAAGAAGTGGCAAGCTCGAATCGCCGCGCCATAGATTACGTATTGGATGGTGATACGAAGCTACGCTATCTGCAGTGTGAGATCGAAAGCGCTCAGGCTCGAGAAGATCATCAGGCGCACGCTAGTTTGCTAGAGCAGATGGAGGCTGTCGATGGTTTTAATGCCGAGCTCCGTGGTCAGCGACTATTACACGGTCTGGGGTTTTCTTCTCATGAAGTAGAGCGCTCTGTTGCCGATTTTTCAGGTGGTTGGCGTATTAGGCTCAACTTGGCGCAGGCGTTAATGTGCCCGTCAGATTTATTGTTGCTTGATGAGCCTACTAACCATCTTGATCTAGATGCTTGCTTTTGGCTGGAAAACTGGTTGAAGCGTTACGATGGTACACTGGTTTTGGTTTCGCATGATCGTGACTTTCTCGATAGCGTTGTCGATGAAATTGTGGCGTTAGAGCAGCGGCAATTACACCTCTATCGAGGGCATTATTCAGCCTATGAGCGCCAGCGTGCAGAGCGCTTGGCGCTACAGCAGTCTGCTTTCGAGAAGCAGCAGCGTAGAGTTGAGGAAATTCAAGACTTTGTGCGACGTTTTCGTGCTAAGGCGACGAAGGCGAAGCAGGCCCAGAGCCGCATTAAAGAATTGGAGCGAATGGAGCTGATTGCTCCTGCACATGCCGACTCCCCCTTTAAATTCCATTTTTTAGTTCATGGGAAAACATCGGACCCTCTGTTGGGATTGACCGATGCGCGTTTAGGTTATGGTGATAAGGTTGTCGTCGAAACGCAGAGCTTACGCCTTCATCCCGGTTCACGTATTGGTCTCTTGGGGGCCAACGGTGCGGGTAAATCTACACTGTTAAAGAGCCTCGTTGGTGACTTGGCGCTGCTGGGTGGAGAGCGATTGACTGGTGAGCATTTACATATCGGTTATTTTGCTCAGCACCAGCTTGAAGCGCTCGACATGTCGGCGAGTCCGCTATTGCACTTACAGCGTTTGACGCCGAAAGCTAGAGAGCAGGAGATACGGAATTTTCTAGGTGGCTTTAACTTTCATGGTGAGGACGCGACAGGTTCTATTGTTAATTTTTCGGGGGGGGAGAAAGCACGTCTCGCCCTCGCTATTGTTGCCTGGAGCAAGCCCAATCTATTGATATTGGATGAGCCGACAAACCATCTGGACTTGGAAATGTGTCACGCCCTGACGGTGGCGATACAGCAGTTTGAGGGTGCGGTAATCGTTGTCTCGCACGACCGGCACCTATTAAAGAATAGTGTCGAGCAGTTCTGGTTGCTAGCAGAGGGTGGAGTGAGTGAGTTTGATGGCTCGCTTGATGACTATCATGGCTTGCTGCAGCAGTTGAAACAGCAGGCCAAGCAGTCGCCAGAGCAAGAGACTGTTGGGCGAAGTGTTGATAGAAAAGCGCAGCGACAGTATGAGGCGGAGCTTCGTCGTCAGTTGGCGCCGCTGCGAAAAAAAGCACAGAGCTTAGAGAAGAAGCTTGATGGTTTGCAGCAAGAGCTTGTTGGGGTTGAGACGGCCCTTGCGGACGTGGCAATCTATGAGGATGTAAATAAAGTCTCGTTACAGACGAGCCTGCTTCGACAGGCAGAGCTAACCCAGGCTGTTGAGGCGTTGGAGGGGGAGTGGCTCGAAGCTCAGGAGGAGCTTGAAGAAAAGGAAGGCGAGTTACGCCGAGGTTAG
- a CDS encoding kinase, whose translation MKSDPKYYVLTAILTVLVTVFVLDFYGYIRHSDSRDGAVVAEYSSLILEPGEEFRMSPKKSQHRALCIKDFIVVDTTTPDGKQIRSLLMDSKKRGLPCSN comes from the coding sequence ATGAAGTCGGACCCTAAATATTATGTGCTCACCGCTATATTGACTGTGTTAGTGACAGTATTTGTCCTAGATTTTTATGGTTATATTCGTCATTCGGACAGTAGGGATGGTGCTGTAGTTGCTGAGTACAGTTCATTGATATTGGAGCCGGGCGAGGAGTTTCGTATGTCGCCGAAGAAATCTCAGCATCGCGCGCTGTGCATCAAAGATTTTATTGTTGTTGATACTACGACGCCGGACGGTAAGCAGATACGTAGCTTGTTAATGGACAGTAAGAAGCGTGGTCTACCTTGTAGCAATTAA
- the rho gene encoding transcription termination factor Rho, giving the protein MNLTELKTQPIPALMDIAKEQGLENIGRSRKQDIIFAILKRHAKSGEDIYGDGVLEILQDGFGFLRSADSSYLAGPDDIYVSPSQIRRFNLRTGDSVSGKIRPPKDGERYFALLKVSEINFSTPEQSRNKVLFENLTPLFPNDRLALEAGNGSTEDLTGRIIDLAAPIGKGQRSLIVAPPKAGKTLMMQHIAQSIIRNNPECYVIVLLIDERPEEVTEMQRSVRAEVVASTFDEPPARHVQVAEMVIEKAKRLVEHKKDVIILLDSITRLARAYNTIVPSSGKVLTGGVDAHALERPKRFFGAARNIEEGGSLSIIATALVDTGSKMDEVIYEEFKGTGNQELHLDRRIAEKRVYPAINIRRSGTRREELLTSEDELQRMWILRKLLHSMEDLPALEFLLDRMKTTKTNEEFFLSMKGGK; this is encoded by the coding sequence ATGAATCTTACTGAACTTAAAACACAACCTATTCCCGCTCTGATGGATATTGCTAAGGAGCAGGGGCTGGAAAACATCGGTCGCTCGCGCAAGCAGGATATTATCTTTGCCATATTGAAGCGTCACGCCAAGAGCGGTGAAGACATTTATGGTGATGGCGTATTAGAGATATTGCAGGATGGCTTCGGCTTTTTGCGCTCTGCAGATAGCTCTTACCTTGCTGGCCCTGATGATATTTATGTTTCGCCGAGCCAGATTCGCCGATTCAACCTTCGTACTGGCGATTCGGTGTCAGGCAAGATTCGTCCCCCTAAGGATGGCGAGCGCTACTTTGCCCTGTTAAAAGTTTCTGAGATCAACTTCAGTACGCCTGAGCAGTCGCGTAACAAGGTCTTGTTTGAGAACTTAACACCTCTGTTTCCCAATGACCGTTTGGCGCTTGAGGCTGGTAATGGCTCTACAGAAGACCTTACGGGTCGGATTATTGATCTTGCTGCCCCCATTGGTAAGGGGCAGCGCAGCTTGATTGTTGCTCCGCCAAAAGCGGGTAAGACATTAATGATGCAGCATATTGCTCAGTCTATCATTCGCAACAATCCTGAGTGTTACGTCATTGTGTTGCTGATCGATGAGCGTCCAGAGGAAGTGACCGAGATGCAGCGCTCAGTGCGCGCCGAAGTAGTTGCTTCCACCTTCGATGAGCCGCCTGCTCGCCATGTTCAGGTAGCAGAGATGGTTATCGAGAAGGCCAAGCGTCTTGTTGAGCACAAGAAGGATGTGATCATCTTGTTGGATTCGATTACTCGATTGGCGCGCGCGTATAACACGATTGTACCCTCGTCGGGCAAGGTTCTGACCGGTGGTGTTGATGCTCACGCGTTAGAGCGCCCAAAGCGTTTCTTTGGTGCTGCACGTAATATTGAGGAAGGCGGTAGCCTCTCCATTATTGCTACTGCTCTTGTTGATACCGGCTCTAAAATGGATGAGGTCATCTATGAGGAGTTCAAGGGTACGGGTAATCAAGAGCTGCATCTCGATCGCCGTATTGCTGAGAAGCGAGTTTACCCGGCGATTAACATTCGTCGTTCTGGTACGCGTCGTGAAGAGTTATTGACCAGTGAAGATGAACTGCAGCGTATGTGGATTTTGCGTAAGTTATTGCATTCTATGGAAGATCTGCCTGCGTTAGAGTTCTTACTCGACCGTATGAAGACAACAAAGACGAATGAAGAGTTCTTCCTTTCGATGAAGGGTGGTAAATAG
- the ubiD gene encoding 4-hydroxy-3-polyprenylbenzoate decarboxylase, whose product MKYTDLREFIAQLEKEGELKRVKVEVDANLEITEICDRTLKAGGPALLFENVKGHSMPVLANLFGTERRVALGMGERDISALREVGELLAFLRQPEPPKGLRDAWSKAPIFKQVLNMAPKMVRKAPCQEVVLRGDEVDLDSLPIMTCWPGDVGPLVTWPLVITRGPNKERQNLGIYRMQKIAKNKLIMRWLSHRGGALDYREFQQRHPGERYPVSIALGADPATTLGAVTPVPDNVSEYGFAGLLRGSKTELIKSLSNDLDVPATAEIILEGYLEPGELAEEGPFGDHTGYYNEVESFPVFTVEVISHRKEPIYHSTYTGRPPDEPAILGLALNEVFVPIFQKQFPEVVDFYLPPEGCSYRMAVVTIKKEYPGHAKRVMLGVWSFLRQFMYTKFVVVTDDDVNARDWNDVIWAMTTRMDPARDTVMIENTPIDYLDFASPVSGLGSKMGFDATNKWEGETTREWGEPIEMKQEVVERVDELWSTLGI is encoded by the coding sequence ATGAAGTATACAGATCTTCGAGAGTTCATTGCGCAGCTTGAGAAAGAGGGTGAGTTAAAGCGAGTCAAGGTCGAAGTCGATGCCAACTTAGAGATCACAGAAATCTGTGATCGTACTTTAAAAGCAGGCGGTCCCGCGTTGTTGTTCGAGAATGTCAAAGGGCACTCTATGCCGGTATTGGCCAACTTATTCGGCACCGAGCGGCGAGTCGCGCTGGGGATGGGGGAGCGTGATATAAGCGCCCTGCGCGAGGTCGGTGAATTACTTGCTTTCCTGCGTCAGCCGGAACCGCCAAAAGGTTTGCGCGATGCCTGGTCAAAGGCGCCTATCTTTAAACAGGTGCTCAACATGGCGCCAAAGATGGTTCGCAAGGCACCGTGCCAAGAGGTTGTCCTACGTGGTGATGAGGTGGATCTCGACAGTTTACCCATTATGACTTGCTGGCCTGGTGATGTAGGGCCGCTAGTGACGTGGCCATTAGTTATAACGCGGGGGCCGAATAAGGAGCGGCAAAACTTAGGCATCTATCGCATGCAGAAAATTGCGAAGAATAAGCTGATTATGCGTTGGTTGTCCCATCGTGGTGGAGCATTGGATTACCGGGAATTCCAACAGCGTCACCCTGGTGAACGCTACCCTGTCTCTATTGCTCTGGGGGCAGATCCAGCAACAACACTGGGGGCTGTGACTCCGGTTCCTGACAATGTGTCGGAGTACGGTTTTGCGGGCCTATTGCGAGGTTCGAAGACGGAGCTGATAAAAAGCCTGAGCAATGATCTTGATGTGCCTGCGACGGCCGAGATTATATTAGAGGGTTATTTAGAGCCAGGTGAGCTGGCCGAAGAGGGGCCCTTTGGGGATCATACCGGCTACTACAACGAGGTTGAGTCCTTCCCTGTCTTTACTGTCGAAGTGATCAGTCATAGGAAGGAGCCGATCTATCACAGCACCTATACCGGTAGGCCACCGGATGAGCCGGCGATTCTTGGCTTGGCTTTGAATGAGGTCTTTGTACCTATTTTTCAGAAGCAGTTTCCTGAGGTGGTCGACTTCTACTTGCCGCCAGAGGGTTGCTCTTACCGGATGGCGGTAGTGACGATTAAGAAGGAGTACCCGGGGCATGCTAAGCGTGTGATGCTGGGCGTGTGGTCGTTTTTGCGTCAATTTATGTACACAAAATTTGTTGTTGTTACCGATGATGATGTGAATGCGCGAGACTGGAATGATGTGATTTGGGCTATGACGACCCGTATGGATCCTGCGCGTGACACGGTGATGATTGAGAATACTCCTATTGATTATCTTGATTTTGCCTCGCCGGTCTCTGGCTTGGGGTCGAAAATGGGTTTTGATGCGACTAATAAGTGGGAGGGGGAGACCACGCGCGAGTGGGGTGAGCCGATTGAGATGAAGCAGGAGGTCGTCGAGCGTGTCGATGAGTTGTGGTCGACGCTGGGTATATAG